One Arthrobacter sp. StoSoilB20 DNA segment encodes these proteins:
- a CDS encoding VOC family protein, translating to MPIKLENVGIAVRDLEETISFFTDLGLTVLGRDTVSGEWAATAVGLDGNHAKIAVLQTPDGNGQLELFEYIHPDAIETNPTLPNEIGMHRVAFSVDDIDQALDIAAQHGCYPLRGVANYQSVYKLTYLRGPSGILVMLAQKL from the coding sequence ATGCCCATCAAACTTGAAAACGTTGGTATTGCGGTCCGGGACCTGGAAGAAACCATCTCCTTTTTCACCGACCTCGGCCTGACGGTCCTTGGCCGGGACACGGTCAGTGGTGAATGGGCAGCCACCGCAGTGGGCCTGGATGGAAACCACGCAAAAATCGCCGTGCTCCAAACTCCGGACGGCAATGGGCAACTGGAACTCTTCGAGTACATCCACCCTGACGCGATCGAGACAAACCCCACGCTTCCCAACGAGATCGGCATGCACAGGGTGGCTTTCTCGGTGGATGACATCGATCAAGCCCTGGACATCGCCGCACAACACGGGTGCTACCCATTGCGCGGCGTGGCGAACTACCAGAGCGTTTACAAGCTCACCTACCTCCGCGGCCCCAGCGGGATCCTGGTCATGCTCGCGCAGAAGCTCTAA
- a CDS encoding AzlD domain-containing protein: MSLWLWILIACVLAYLTKLVGYFVPAKLLESPRIMHVAGTMTIGLLASLTVVNAVASGQGLVLDARIGALVAAAVALWLRAPFLVVVISGAAAAALLRLLGWG, encoded by the coding sequence ATGAGCCTGTGGCTTTGGATCCTGATTGCCTGCGTACTGGCCTACCTCACCAAATTGGTGGGCTACTTCGTGCCCGCCAAGCTGTTGGAGAGTCCACGCATCATGCATGTGGCCGGAACCATGACCATCGGACTGCTGGCGTCCCTGACAGTTGTCAATGCCGTTGCTTCGGGCCAGGGCCTCGTCCTTGACGCCCGCATCGGCGCCTTGGTGGCGGCCGCCGTCGCGCTGTGGCTTAGGGCACCGTTCCTGGTGGTGGTCATCTCGGGCGCTGCTGCAGCGGCGCTCCTCAGGTTGCTCGGGTGGGGTTAG
- a CDS encoding glycerophosphodiester phosphodiesterase family protein encodes MTSDDFAPGRPKVYAHRGASAAYAEHTRAAYLQAIADGADGVECDVHLTRDQHVVLLHDADLDRTSTGTGPVAEHTLEELRSLDFSSWKGARIPEAYGGVSDQFLTLPELLDILRGAGREIGLAIELKHPSPYRLKLEDRVLALLEEEGWTPEDSRLENIRISFMSFDTDSVQRLLRSVPKEYICQLVDDFTVKELREELGLGFLTGSAVANVMRATQLEAERVLDEGEVVIAGPGIDYIREHARNVQRWLDAGRIFRVWTVDSEKDVALCQGLGIHEITTNKPAQVLKQLMVSS; translated from the coding sequence ATGACCAGCGACGACTTCGCCCCGGGCCGGCCCAAGGTCTATGCCCACCGCGGCGCCAGTGCGGCCTACGCCGAGCACACGCGGGCTGCCTATTTGCAGGCCATTGCCGACGGCGCCGACGGTGTGGAGTGCGATGTCCACCTGACCCGCGACCAGCACGTGGTGCTGCTCCATGATGCAGACCTTGACCGGACGTCCACCGGAACCGGCCCGGTAGCCGAGCACACTTTGGAAGAGCTCCGGTCCCTGGATTTCTCCTCCTGGAAGGGTGCCCGCATTCCGGAGGCGTACGGGGGAGTGTCCGATCAATTCCTGACGTTGCCTGAATTGTTGGACATCCTGCGGGGTGCGGGCCGGGAGATCGGTTTGGCGATCGAACTCAAGCACCCAAGCCCGTATCGGCTCAAGCTCGAGGACAGGGTGTTGGCCCTGCTGGAAGAAGAAGGCTGGACCCCGGAGGACTCACGGTTGGAGAACATCAGGATCTCCTTTATGAGCTTTGATACCGATTCCGTCCAGCGGCTGCTCCGCAGCGTCCCCAAGGAGTACATCTGCCAATTGGTGGACGACTTCACAGTCAAAGAGTTGCGGGAGGAACTTGGGCTGGGCTTCCTGACTGGCAGCGCGGTGGCCAACGTCATGCGGGCCACGCAGCTCGAGGCTGAACGTGTTCTGGATGAAGGCGAAGTGGTCATTGCAGGCCCGGGAATCGACTACATCAGGGAGCACGCACGCAACGTCCAACGGTGGTTGGATGCCGGACGTATATTCCGAGTGTGGACTGTCGATTCGGAAAAGGATGTGGCCTTGTGCCAGGGCCTCGGCATCCACGAGATCACCACCAACAAGCCGGCGCAGGTACTCAAACAGTTGATGGTATCGAGCTGA
- a CDS encoding Fic family protein: MNKETDWPPLTFEQRSWTTEPAPGVSRQQRLLARGPYEAAVPPAISDLDPGVDSATQSLVETATMEMVRFDAELGQDSTPFAALLLRSESASSSQIENLTAGARKIVLAQLGDRSSINASLVASNVEAMQAAIALSEDLSVDNIGAMHHTLLSASDRVIAGEYRTSQVWIRGNSPHSAEFVPPHHDLVPGGMTDLVEFMKRDDIPALTQAAVAHAQFETIHPFADGNGRTGRAIVSALLRAKGVTENVTIPVSSGLLTDTRLYFDALGAYRMGNILPIVQRFAESALLAVDNGRLLAADIKAVQSEFRTRVGPARDSVLKVLALLPREPAITAEMAAEYAGVSTATAYRAVQRLQEAGVLSPAGRVRGVRAWIASDIVAALDDFAARAGRRIRP, translated from the coding sequence GTGAACAAGGAAACTGACTGGCCGCCCCTGACTTTTGAGCAGCGCTCGTGGACCACTGAGCCTGCCCCGGGCGTGTCGAGACAACAGCGTCTGCTCGCCAGAGGACCGTATGAGGCCGCCGTGCCGCCTGCTATCTCTGATCTGGATCCCGGTGTTGACTCTGCAACGCAATCCTTGGTTGAAACAGCCACGATGGAAATGGTTCGTTTCGATGCTGAACTGGGACAGGATTCCACGCCATTCGCTGCCTTGCTGCTGAGGAGCGAGTCCGCATCGAGTTCCCAGATCGAGAATTTGACGGCCGGCGCCCGAAAGATTGTGCTGGCGCAGTTGGGTGACAGGTCCAGTATCAATGCTTCTCTCGTGGCTTCCAACGTTGAGGCGATGCAGGCGGCCATCGCACTGTCCGAGGACCTCAGCGTGGACAATATCGGGGCGATGCACCACACTCTCCTATCCGCATCGGACAGGGTCATCGCGGGTGAATACCGGACCTCGCAGGTCTGGATTCGCGGAAACTCTCCCCATTCGGCCGAGTTCGTGCCGCCCCACCATGATCTGGTTCCTGGCGGTATGACCGACCTGGTGGAGTTCATGAAACGGGACGATATTCCCGCGCTGACCCAGGCGGCGGTGGCCCATGCCCAGTTCGAGACCATCCATCCATTCGCAGACGGCAATGGGCGTACAGGCAGGGCCATTGTCAGCGCACTGCTGCGTGCCAAAGGCGTCACCGAGAATGTCACGATCCCGGTGTCGTCAGGCCTCCTGACTGATACCCGCCTGTACTTCGATGCGTTGGGTGCGTACCGAATGGGTAATATCCTGCCCATTGTGCAGCGCTTCGCCGAGTCGGCATTGCTGGCCGTGGACAATGGCCGCCTGTTGGCTGCTGACATCAAAGCTGTCCAGTCCGAGTTTCGAACCAGGGTTGGGCCGGCACGGGACTCAGTATTGAAGGTCTTGGCGTTGCTGCCGCGGGAGCCGGCGATCACTGCGGAAATGGCCGCTGAATACGCAGGAGTATCAACGGCAACCGCATATCGGGCTGTGCAACGGCTCCAAGAGGCTGGAGTATTGAGCCCTGCCGGTAGAGTGCGCGGAGTCCGGGCATGGATCGCCAGCGACATCGTTGCAGCGCTGGACGATTTCGCTGCAAGGGCTGGGCGTCGGATCCGGCCCTGA
- a CDS encoding AzlC family ABC transporter permease: MSGSAAPMKLRESPAFKVAVSLSIATGLYGVSFGALSVASGFDFWQTMVLSLLLFSGGSQFAFIGVVAGGGSGVAAMTASALLGLRNGIYGMQINAMLRPAGWKRYVSAHVTIDESTATASGQSDPDEQRRGFWTAGIGIFILWNIFTAIGALAGDAMGDPKQWGLDGAAVAAFLALLWPRLKGREPWAIAAACALATILAVPFVPSGVPILVAAVVAGVIGWFSHARVDEGLEPDLDPYAARRHHDHGDSK, translated from the coding sequence ATGAGCGGCAGTGCCGCTCCCATGAAGCTGAGGGAGTCACCTGCGTTCAAGGTGGCCGTGTCCTTGAGTATCGCCACAGGTCTTTACGGGGTGTCTTTTGGTGCCCTGTCCGTGGCATCCGGGTTCGACTTTTGGCAAACCATGGTGCTGAGCCTGTTGCTGTTCAGCGGTGGATCGCAGTTTGCCTTCATCGGTGTGGTGGCCGGTGGCGGTTCCGGGGTGGCGGCCATGACGGCCAGCGCCCTGTTGGGCCTGCGCAACGGCATCTACGGTATGCAGATCAACGCCATGCTCCGCCCGGCCGGCTGGAAACGCTACGTCTCCGCGCACGTCACCATCGACGAATCAACCGCGACGGCGTCCGGCCAGTCCGATCCCGATGAGCAACGACGCGGCTTCTGGACCGCCGGAATCGGTATATTCATTCTCTGGAATATCTTCACCGCCATCGGCGCGTTGGCCGGGGATGCCATGGGTGATCCCAAGCAATGGGGTTTGGACGGAGCCGCAGTAGCAGCATTCCTGGCTTTGTTGTGGCCGCGATTGAAAGGCCGGGAACCCTGGGCGATCGCTGCTGCGTGCGCCTTGGCAACCATCCTGGCCGTGCCCTTTGTCCCCTCGGGCGTCCCCATCCTGGTGGCAGCGGTAGTGGCCGGTGTCATCGGATGGTTCAGCCACGCACGCGTTGACGAAGGGCTGGAGCCGGACCTGGATCCTTACGCAGCAAGGCGACACCACGATCATGGGGACAGCAAATGA
- a CDS encoding DUF5684 domain-containing protein, producing MVIPLSSYSSSGSESAAAAGLVLLLMVIYFAVVFAIVGVLYMGMFTKAGRPAWAAFVPVYNSIKLMEIAGRPWYWFLLTLIPFAGIYFGIVALHDLSKSFGKDAGYTVGLVLLPVVFVPMLSYGSAPYLGPAAGRQFVAYPQAYGQGYGQGYGQPYAQPAPQGYAQGYAQPPAQQYNGQPFNAQQFSGQQPPAQQPDGQQYR from the coding sequence ATGGTTATTCCCTTGAGCTCATACTCATCCAGCGGTTCCGAGTCCGCCGCAGCAGCAGGCCTTGTCCTGCTGCTCATGGTCATTTACTTCGCAGTGGTCTTCGCGATCGTTGGCGTGCTCTACATGGGAATGTTCACCAAAGCAGGGCGTCCAGCCTGGGCAGCTTTTGTTCCGGTCTACAACAGCATCAAGCTCATGGAAATCGCAGGTCGCCCCTGGTACTGGTTCCTGTTGACCCTCATCCCGTTCGCCGGAATCTACTTCGGCATCGTGGCCCTGCACGATCTCTCCAAGTCATTCGGCAAGGACGCCGGATATACCGTGGGGCTGGTCCTGCTGCCCGTGGTCTTCGTACCCATGCTGTCCTATGGTTCAGCGCCGTACTTGGGACCGGCAGCCGGACGGCAGTTCGTGGCTTACCCGCAGGCTTATGGGCAAGGCTACGGGCAGGGTTACGGCCAGCCGTACGCGCAGCCGGCTCCGCAGGGGTACGCGCAGGGATATGCGCAACCGCCAGCCCAGCAGTACAACGGTCAGCCGTTCAACGCCCAGCAGTTCAGTGGCCAGCAACCGCCGGCCCAGCAGCCGGATGGCCAGCAGTACCGCTAG
- a CDS encoding DUF445 family protein, with translation MQVNSEQIPTEDLTNPQQMPDQSRSAGSNSPGSARGGSGRAGSGRARGDSAVVDLSTGDLEKAAALRRMKRLALALLIGMAVIFTVAFAFQKQFPWLEYVRAAAEGGMVGALADWFAVTALFKYPMGLKIPHTAIIPRRKDQIGESLSDFVESNFLSQEVVQDKLASIDIARKAGTWLSAPGGAERVAKEGGAIIRGAFTVLNDDDVQAVIEGMVRKHLLTPPWGPPVGRMAERIFADGHHHTLVDLLVDRAADWVEANHATVNRLVSDRSPLWVPTFVDGLVGDRVYVELSKFVRAVQSDQNHQVRQSIDAYLTDLAQDLQHDPAMIERAESIKAQILGDPEVRELASRTWGTVKTALLNAVDDPDSELSQRFKGAVRDFGTRLVNDDELAGKVNAWIGDAAGYLVNTYRSDIAGVISDTVARWDAEETSQKIELQVGKDLQYIRINGTVVGALAGLAIFTVAHLLFG, from the coding sequence ATGCAGGTGAACTCTGAACAAATCCCAACTGAAGACCTCACCAACCCCCAACAGATGCCGGACCAGTCGCGTTCGGCAGGCTCGAACAGCCCAGGTTCTGCACGCGGAGGTTCCGGTCGCGCAGGTTCCGGTCGCGCCAGGGGCGATTCCGCCGTCGTCGACCTCTCAACAGGTGACCTGGAAAAGGCGGCCGCGCTGCGCCGGATGAAGCGGTTGGCCTTGGCGTTGCTGATCGGCATGGCGGTGATCTTTACCGTGGCGTTTGCGTTCCAGAAGCAGTTCCCGTGGCTGGAATATGTTCGTGCGGCAGCCGAAGGTGGCATGGTGGGCGCGTTGGCCGACTGGTTCGCCGTGACTGCCCTCTTCAAGTACCCCATGGGCCTGAAGATCCCGCACACGGCCATCATCCCGCGCCGCAAGGACCAGATTGGTGAATCACTCAGTGACTTTGTGGAGAGCAACTTCCTCTCCCAGGAGGTTGTGCAGGACAAGTTGGCCAGCATTGATATTGCCCGGAAGGCGGGCACCTGGTTGTCGGCGCCCGGTGGAGCCGAACGCGTTGCCAAGGAAGGCGGCGCGATCATCCGTGGCGCGTTCACCGTACTGAACGACGACGACGTGCAGGCAGTCATCGAAGGAATGGTCCGCAAGCATCTACTCACTCCGCCGTGGGGACCGCCCGTGGGCAGGATGGCTGAACGGATCTTCGCCGACGGGCACCACCACACGTTGGTTGACCTGTTGGTTGACCGGGCCGCCGATTGGGTGGAGGCCAACCATGCCACGGTGAACAGGCTCGTCTCGGACCGTTCTCCTTTGTGGGTCCCGACATTCGTGGACGGTCTGGTGGGTGACAGGGTGTACGTGGAACTCTCCAAATTCGTCCGCGCCGTCCAGTCGGACCAGAACCATCAGGTGCGGCAGTCGATCGATGCCTACCTCACGGATCTGGCCCAGGACCTGCAACACGATCCCGCCATGATTGAGCGCGCCGAGAGCATCAAAGCCCAGATCCTTGGTGATCCCGAGGTCCGCGAGTTGGCATCCCGCACCTGGGGAACCGTCAAGACTGCGCTGCTCAACGCCGTCGATGATCCCGACAGTGAACTGAGCCAGCGCTTCAAGGGTGCCGTCCGTGACTTCGGTACGCGGCTGGTCAACGACGACGAACTGGCCGGAAAGGTCAACGCGTGGATCGGAGACGCCGCAGGCTACCTGGTAAACACCTACCGCTCGGACATCGCAGGGGTCATCTCTGACACCGTGGCGCGTTGGGATGCCGAAGAGACGTCCCAGAAGATCGAACTGCAGGTGGGCAAGGACCTTCAGTACATCCGCATCAACGGCACTGTAGTGGGCGCCTTGGCCGGGCTGGCGATCTTCACGGTGGCACACCTGCTGTTTGGCTAG
- a CDS encoding DUF6855 family protein, with protein sequence MAAGTKDDPWQLTTPPGSSDYTMYRDDAADPPAIVCQVGSTKLLYQLRAIDDLHAWLMEQGDWVPLGAADEGKDAAAGTVEAWGRSEDNPVGGWYGLRKGYRGRFGMYMPPLLEALGLAELTHEKRNNSMRGIAQ encoded by the coding sequence ATGGCCGCAGGAACCAAGGACGATCCCTGGCAGCTCACCACTCCGCCGGGATCCTCCGACTACACCATGTACAGGGACGATGCTGCCGATCCCCCCGCCATTGTCTGCCAGGTTGGATCCACCAAGCTGCTGTACCAACTGCGTGCGATCGATGACCTCCATGCCTGGCTTATGGAACAGGGCGACTGGGTACCGCTGGGAGCCGCCGACGAAGGCAAGGATGCCGCGGCCGGAACGGTGGAGGCGTGGGGCCGCAGCGAGGACAACCCCGTGGGTGGTTGGTACGGGCTGCGCAAGGGCTACCGGGGCCGCTTCGGAATGTACATGCCGCCGCTGCTCGAGGCTCTCGGCCTGGCAGAGCTGACGCATGAGAAGCGGAACAACAGCATGCGGGGCATCGCGCAGTAG
- a CDS encoding biotin-dependent carboxyltransferase family protein: MGAVVVASGMLTLALEPNEALDRMSMHLANALLGNPDHTAGLEVLLGGLKLRFVTGSAVAVTGADGAVTLNGAEFPLNTAVRVAPGAVLEFGPALFGLRYYVAVHGGVQEASEVLSAGAAVTFGKPRGQALSAGRQPVVTHPPVTHPARRALDPERPVVARVSRVPKDPQAQNVDAGTWLRLTTEPWTLSQESDRVGARLLGRPLEVGQTAPAAKAQAAHPQPLALGSVVLPPSGLPVIALAGRPATAKSPVIALVRDEDLDLIGQARPGQMMHLLG; encoded by the coding sequence ATGGGCGCAGTGGTAGTGGCTTCCGGAATGTTGACGCTGGCCCTGGAACCCAATGAGGCCCTGGACCGGATGTCCATGCACTTGGCCAACGCCTTGCTGGGAAATCCCGACCATACCGCCGGACTCGAGGTCCTGTTGGGCGGTTTGAAGCTCCGGTTCGTGACAGGGTCCGCTGTGGCGGTCACTGGAGCCGACGGGGCCGTGACGCTCAACGGAGCAGAGTTTCCGCTGAACACAGCAGTCAGGGTAGCTCCCGGGGCAGTGCTGGAGTTCGGGCCGGCGCTGTTTGGGTTGCGTTACTACGTGGCGGTTCACGGTGGTGTGCAGGAAGCCAGTGAGGTGTTGTCCGCCGGTGCAGCCGTGACGTTCGGGAAGCCCCGCGGTCAGGCTCTCTCTGCCGGCAGGCAACCTGTAGTCACCCACCCTCCCGTCACCCACCCTGCCCGGCGGGCACTGGACCCGGAACGACCGGTTGTTGCCAGGGTTTCACGCGTGCCGAAAGACCCGCAGGCTCAAAATGTCGACGCCGGAACGTGGCTTCGGCTGACCACGGAACCGTGGACCCTCTCGCAGGAATCGGACCGCGTGGGTGCACGGCTTCTTGGCCGGCCGCTTGAGGTGGGTCAAACCGCCCCAGCTGCCAAAGCCCAAGCAGCCCATCCTCAACCGTTGGCCTTGGGCTCGGTGGTGCTGCCGCCGTCGGGCCTTCCCGTCATTGCGTTGGCCGGCCGTCCGGCAACGGCCAAATCGCCGGTGATCGCGCTGGTGCGTGACGAGGACCTGGACTTGATCGGCCAAGCAAGGCCAGGGCAGATGATGCACTTGCTCGGCTGA
- a CDS encoding thiamine-binding protein gives MLLAFSVAPSGQPASAANGGPTPDASVHDAVAAAVKIVRESGLPNQTDSMFTTIEGEWDEVFDVVKRATEAVGRYGSRVSLVIKADIRPGYSGELTGKVERLEEAIAGPGEENM, from the coding sequence ATGTTGCTTGCCTTCTCAGTCGCCCCTTCGGGCCAGCCCGCATCCGCCGCCAACGGCGGACCCACCCCCGACGCTTCGGTCCACGACGCCGTCGCTGCCGCCGTCAAGATCGTCCGCGAGTCCGGACTGCCCAACCAGACCGACTCCATGTTCACCACGATCGAAGGCGAATGGGACGAGGTGTTCGACGTCGTCAAGCGCGCCACCGAAGCAGTGGGCCGCTACGGCAGCCGTGTCTCCCTGGTGATCAAGGCTGACATCCGGCCCGGGTACAGCGGCGAACTGACCGGCAAGGTGGAGCGGCTCGAAGAGGCGATCGCCGGTCCGGGAGAGGAAAACATGTAG
- a CDS encoding 5-oxoprolinase subunit PxpA, protein MDLNADLGESFGSWTMGDDASMFRIVSSANVACGFHAGDPLTMLDSCRAAFELDVRVGAHVGYRDLAGFGRRSLDMTFDELFGDVLYQLGALDGMAHAVGASVDYVKPHGALYNRIVHDSEQAEAVVAAVHAYDPGLPVLGLPGSEWLKFAEEAGHPVFREAFVDRAYLPDGTLVPRSQEGAVLHDPAAVVAQAVRLATRKEILAIDGTVVPVVADSLCIHGDTPGAVSMAAAVREGLEQAGVQIEAFA, encoded by the coding sequence GTGGACCTGAACGCTGACCTGGGAGAGTCCTTCGGATCGTGGACCATGGGCGATGATGCTTCGATGTTCCGCATCGTCAGCAGCGCCAATGTCGCTTGCGGGTTCCACGCCGGCGATCCCCTCACCATGCTGGACAGCTGCCGGGCAGCGTTTGAGCTGGATGTCCGGGTGGGAGCCCACGTGGGTTACCGGGACTTGGCGGGTTTCGGCCGGCGCTCATTGGACATGACGTTCGACGAACTTTTCGGCGATGTCTTGTACCAACTCGGCGCCCTGGACGGCATGGCCCACGCTGTGGGGGCATCGGTGGATTACGTGAAGCCACACGGGGCGTTGTACAACCGGATTGTCCATGACTCCGAGCAAGCGGAAGCCGTGGTGGCCGCCGTCCACGCGTACGATCCCGGGCTGCCCGTACTTGGCCTGCCGGGCTCTGAGTGGCTGAAATTCGCCGAGGAAGCAGGGCACCCGGTGTTCCGGGAAGCATTTGTGGACCGCGCCTATCTTCCCGACGGCACACTGGTGCCGCGCAGCCAGGAAGGTGCAGTTCTTCATGACCCCGCTGCCGTGGTGGCCCAAGCCGTGCGGCTGGCAACCCGCAAGGAAATCCTGGCCATCGACGGAACTGTTGTCCCGGTGGTGGCTGATTCTCTGTGCATTCACGGAGATACTCCGGGCGCCGTCAGCATGGCAGCTGCTGTCCGGGAAGGACTGGAGCAGGCAGGTGTACAGATAGAGGCGTTCGCTTAG
- a CDS encoding MFS transporter, giving the protein MAALRALRPFAHREFRVLIAALSISIFGSGMWAVAMVYEVIHLGGGPLELSLVATAASVGLVAFVLAGGIAADRLPQRLLIIAVEGANLAVIATIAALAMVDVLQLWHLAIGAFVLGVGQAFFFPAYSAILPRILPADDLLAANGLEGTVRPVLQQAAGPALAGILVASLSPAHAVAGVAMCHLLAFGIVNFLSRQTPGFPVQLGAEAAGMVGPGGAPANSSLFKDLAEGFSYTIRTPWLLWTLIWACLSVLFLIGPIEVLLPFVVRDQLGGDSRMFGFLLAIMGVGSAIAALATASLRLPRRYLTVMVLTWGLGSLPVAAIGFMDCFWMLGAAMLVFGVTEGIGTVIWGTLLQRRVPRHLLGRISSLDFFVSLALMPVSMALAGPMAQVVPLWLIFLIGGLVCPLMAFVALFVARMMTDEIGNPLTPDAAPDEAADTQPDAV; this is encoded by the coding sequence ATGGCCGCGTTGAGAGCGCTGCGTCCCTTTGCGCACAGGGAATTCAGGGTGTTGATTGCCGCGCTGTCCATTTCCATTTTTGGCTCCGGCATGTGGGCAGTGGCCATGGTCTACGAGGTCATCCACCTCGGGGGCGGCCCGCTGGAACTATCGCTGGTGGCAACTGCGGCCAGCGTCGGCCTGGTGGCTTTCGTGCTGGCCGGTGGCATCGCTGCGGACAGGCTCCCGCAACGGCTCCTGATCATCGCGGTAGAGGGCGCCAACCTGGCCGTCATTGCCACCATTGCGGCGTTGGCCATGGTCGATGTCCTGCAACTCTGGCATCTTGCCATCGGCGCTTTTGTCCTCGGCGTGGGGCAGGCCTTCTTCTTCCCTGCCTATTCGGCGATCCTTCCGCGGATCCTTCCCGCTGACGACCTCCTTGCCGCCAACGGTTTGGAGGGCACCGTGAGGCCTGTCCTCCAACAGGCAGCCGGCCCCGCGCTTGCCGGAATACTGGTGGCCTCCCTGTCCCCCGCCCATGCCGTCGCGGGGGTTGCCATGTGCCATTTGCTGGCGTTTGGAATCGTGAACTTCCTGAGCCGGCAAACCCCAGGGTTTCCAGTCCAGCTGGGCGCAGAAGCCGCCGGGATGGTTGGTCCAGGTGGAGCCCCGGCAAATTCGTCCCTGTTCAAGGATCTCGCAGAAGGTTTCAGCTACACCATCCGGACGCCCTGGCTTCTGTGGACCCTGATCTGGGCATGCTTGTCCGTGCTGTTCCTCATCGGGCCCATTGAGGTTTTGTTGCCCTTCGTGGTGCGGGACCAACTGGGTGGGGACTCCAGGATGTTCGGTTTCCTGCTGGCCATCATGGGGGTTGGCAGTGCCATCGCTGCCCTGGCAACAGCGTCCCTGCGCCTTCCCCGCCGCTACCTGACCGTCATGGTGCTGACATGGGGCCTGGGAAGCCTGCCCGTTGCCGCGATTGGTTTCATGGACTGTTTCTGGATGCTCGGCGCCGCCATGCTCGTCTTCGGGGTCACCGAAGGAATTGGAACGGTTATCTGGGGCACGCTGCTGCAGCGGCGCGTGCCGCGGCACTTGCTCGGCAGGATTTCCAGCCTGGACTTCTTTGTCTCCCTGGCGCTGATGCCCGTTTCCATGGCCCTCGCCGGACCCATGGCCCAGGTGGTTCCCCTGTGGCTGATCTTCCTCATCGGAGGCCTGGTGTGCCCCCTCATGGCTTTCGTTGCGCTCTTCGTAGCCCGCATGATGACCGATGAGATCGGAAATCCTTTGACCCCGGATGCCGCACCTGACGAAGCTGCAGACACCCAGCCCGACGCTGTGTAG
- a CDS encoding TetR/AcrR family transcriptional regulator has product MEQPSERKPLRADAARNVDKIITAARQCFREHGPEVPLQTIAATAGVGPATLFRNFSDKEQLVLAALSRQLRLHVDPVATAALDGMDAAEGLINVIDAVMQVASEDANLLDAVAGRRGLLIGITRGIIGSMATLLERGQGQGSLRRDITIEDMVRLVAMLIGAVDTMEPGSAAWKRPVALIEDAIRSERPSRPLPEQSGIPGVTLTEAP; this is encoded by the coding sequence ATGGAACAGCCCTCTGAACGCAAGCCCCTCAGGGCAGACGCCGCACGCAATGTGGACAAAATCATCACCGCCGCCCGGCAGTGCTTCCGGGAACACGGACCCGAAGTGCCCTTGCAGACCATTGCAGCCACTGCCGGAGTTGGCCCCGCAACGCTGTTCCGCAACTTCTCGGACAAAGAGCAGCTGGTCCTCGCAGCCTTGTCCCGCCAGCTGCGCCTGCACGTGGACCCCGTCGCCACTGCCGCCCTGGACGGCATGGATGCGGCAGAAGGACTCATCAACGTCATCGACGCCGTGATGCAGGTTGCCAGCGAAGACGCCAACCTCCTTGACGCCGTCGCAGGCCGCAGGGGCCTGCTGATCGGCATCACCCGTGGCATCATCGGCTCCATGGCCACACTGCTGGAGCGCGGACAAGGCCAAGGTTCCTTGCGGCGCGATATCACCATTGAGGATATGGTCCGGCTGGTAGCCATGTTGATTGGTGCCGTTGACACCATGGAGCCTGGCTCCGCTGCATGGAAGCGTCCTGTGGCCCTGATCGAAGATGCCATCCGGAGCGAGCGTCCGTCCCGGCCGCTGCCGGAGCAGTCCGGCATCCCCGGCGTCACGCTGACAGAAGCTCCCTGA